In Marinicauda algicola, one DNA window encodes the following:
- a CDS encoding 4Fe-4S dicluster domain-containing protein has product MPATGRIRTIQRRGPDRPDAKDGPDVKAGASRRDVLRFSSLAAMAAAAGCGEPPETAVPYIAEPDGVTPGEARHYASGIMVSGIVQPVLATVREGRPITLAGNPQHPASGGAIDAFAQAAILSLYDPERETAIRREGRIVSPQSFAAFAWNARARMENGACLAFLTPASTSPTLHRQIAALKARYPDVRHYAHEPGLADAARAGPALSGAPSVISLGADPLGPGPFQVAEARTWAAARRTARQDGSATRLLVAEAVPTLTGSRADTRLPVREDRMGALAQAIAGGTPELSEAERGFVEEARALLDRGEVQLIAGSQLPASVRARIEGLGAPPRHAPLDWGAPEPLETLVRDLEAGEIDTLVCVDTNPVYSVPGDIDMAGLLGRAGTVVNASRHREETSLFAEWFVPLAHPFETWSDGQAADGTPVICQPLARARTDLWAVHELLALFSEPAPPGARDIVRATWRDRLEGAFERAWRRVVHDGLVPAQAVATARRPSPEAAREAGTSRDGLEILFRPDPAAWDGCFTRNIWLQETPKPVSLLVWRNAASIAPATAQELQVETGDLIAIEAQGRRIEAPAFVQPGQAPGTVLLTLGYGRRLGGGHDGSRGYDAYRLRSSASPWRLTADRVTGTGERADLVSTQHHHEMDGHHFVRTVAPGEALHDAIDDGPSLHPDWESGDQAWAMAIDLDLCIGCNACMTACQGENNVLTVGEEQVARGREMHWIRIDRYYEGPDENPQIHFQPVPCMHCEQAPCEMGCPVNATVHSDDGLNLQVYNRCIGTRTCQAYCPYKVRRFNFHEWTSREPDDPPARRNPEVTVRSRGVMEKCTYCVQRIQAADIAARMDDRAIGEGEVVTACQAACPTGAIIFGDKNKPRSAVARAKAEGRNYDLLAELGVRPRTSYLARVKPGEPRS; this is encoded by the coding sequence ATGCCTGCCACCGGTAGGATCAGAACCATCCAGCGCCGGGGCCCGGATCGCCCCGATGCGAAGGACGGACCCGACGTGAAGGCGGGCGCGAGCCGGCGCGACGTGCTCAGGTTCTCGAGCCTTGCCGCAATGGCCGCAGCGGCGGGATGCGGGGAGCCGCCCGAGACTGCCGTGCCCTATATCGCCGAACCCGATGGCGTGACGCCCGGCGAGGCCCGCCATTACGCGAGCGGGATCATGGTCTCGGGCATCGTCCAGCCCGTGCTCGCCACGGTGCGGGAAGGACGGCCGATCACACTCGCCGGCAATCCGCAGCACCCTGCCAGCGGCGGGGCGATCGACGCCTTCGCCCAGGCCGCCATCCTCTCCCTCTACGATCCCGAACGCGAGACCGCGATCCGCCGGGAGGGCCGGATCGTCTCGCCGCAGAGCTTCGCGGCCTTCGCGTGGAATGCGAGGGCGCGCATGGAAAATGGGGCGTGCCTTGCTTTCCTCACGCCCGCCAGCACCTCACCGACCCTGCACCGCCAGATCGCCGCGCTGAAGGCGCGATACCCGGACGTGCGCCATTACGCCCACGAACCGGGCCTGGCGGACGCGGCGCGGGCCGGCCCGGCGCTGTCCGGCGCCCCGTCCGTGATCAGCCTCGGCGCCGATCCGCTCGGGCCCGGCCCCTTCCAGGTCGCCGAGGCGCGCACGTGGGCGGCCGCCCGGCGCACGGCGCGCCAGGACGGCTCGGCGACGCGCCTGCTCGTCGCCGAGGCGGTACCGACGCTGACCGGCTCGCGCGCAGACACCCGCCTGCCGGTGCGCGAGGACCGGATGGGCGCGCTCGCCCAGGCCATCGCGGGCGGCACACCCGAACTGAGCGAAGCCGAGCGCGGCTTCGTGGAGGAGGCGCGCGCCCTGCTGGATCGCGGCGAGGTGCAGCTGATCGCCGGATCCCAGCTGCCGGCTTCGGTTCGCGCAAGGATCGAAGGACTCGGCGCGCCCCCGCGCCACGCTCCGCTGGACTGGGGCGCCCCGGAGCCGTTGGAGACGCTGGTCCGGGATCTCGAGGCCGGGGAGATCGACACGCTGGTCTGCGTGGACACCAACCCGGTTTACTCCGTACCCGGCGATATCGACATGGCCGGGCTGCTGGGGCGCGCGGGCACCGTGGTGAATGCGAGCCGGCACCGCGAGGAGACGAGCCTGTTCGCCGAGTGGTTCGTGCCCCTCGCCCACCCGTTCGAGACCTGGAGCGACGGGCAGGCCGCCGACGGTACGCCGGTGATCTGCCAGCCCCTGGCCCGCGCCCGGACCGATCTGTGGGCCGTCCACGAGCTTCTGGCCCTGTTCTCCGAACCCGCCCCGCCGGGGGCTCGCGATATCGTGCGCGCGACCTGGCGGGACCGGCTCGAGGGCGCGTTCGAACGCGCCTGGCGCCGGGTGGTTCACGACGGGCTCGTGCCGGCCCAGGCCGTCGCGACGGCCCGCAGGCCGTCCCCCGAAGCCGCGCGCGAGGCAGGGACATCCCGCGACGGCCTCGAGATCCTCTTCCGGCCCGACCCGGCCGCCTGGGACGGGTGCTTCACGCGCAATATCTGGCTGCAGGAAACCCCGAAGCCCGTCTCGCTGCTGGTCTGGAGGAATGCCGCCTCGATCGCACCGGCAACGGCGCAGGAACTCCAGGTCGAGACCGGCGACCTGATCGCCATCGAGGCACAGGGACGCCGGATCGAGGCCCCCGCCTTCGTCCAGCCCGGCCAGGCGCCGGGGACCGTGCTTTTGACACTCGGCTACGGGCGCCGGCTCGGTGGCGGCCATGACGGCTCGCGGGGCTATGACGCCTACCGCCTGCGTTCGAGCGCCAGTCCGTGGCGGCTCACTGCCGACCGCGTGACCGGCACGGGAGAGCGCGCGGACCTGGTCTCCACCCAGCATCATCACGAGATGGACGGCCACCATTTCGTGCGCACCGTGGCACCCGGCGAAGCCCTGCACGACGCCATCGACGACGGGCCCTCGCTCCATCCGGACTGGGAGAGCGGGGACCAGGCGTGGGCCATGGCGATCGACCTGGATCTGTGCATCGGCTGCAATGCCTGCATGACGGCGTGCCAGGGCGAAAACAACGTGCTCACCGTCGGCGAGGAGCAGGTCGCAAGAGGCCGGGAGATGCACTGGATCCGCATCGACCGCTATTACGAAGGCCCCGACGAGAATCCGCAGATCCACTTCCAGCCCGTGCCCTGCATGCATTGCGAGCAGGCCCCGTGCGAGATGGGCTGTCCGGTCAATGCCACCGTTCATTCCGACGACGGCCTGAACCTGCAGGTCTACAACCGCTGCATCGGCACGCGTACCTGCCAGGCCTATTGTCCGTACAAGGTACGCCGCTTCAACTTCCACGAATGGACAAGCCGGGAGCCGGACGATCCCCCCGCAAGGCGCAATCCCGAAGTCACCGTGCGTTCGCGCGGCGTGATGGAGAAATGCACCTATTGCGTCCAGCGCATCCAGGCCGCCGACATCGCCGCGCGGATGGACGACCGCGCGATCGGTGAGGGCGAGGTCGTCACCGCCTGCCAGGCCGCCTGCCCGACCGGCGCGATCATCTTCGGCGACAAGAACAAGCCGCGGAGCGCCGTCGCCCGGGCCAAGGCGGAGGGACGCAATTACGATCTCCTCGCCGAGCTCGGCGTGCGTCCGCGCACCTCCTATCTCGCCCGGGTCAAGCCGGGGGAGCCTCGCTCATGA